TATTTTggggtttattttgtttgatagGTGATAATGGCATTATTGATGAGCCATACATGACTCtgcagattattttgaattatgttaAATGTCagaactaaaatattaaaattaacatttgtacCAAATTTTCCAATTTGAGCCGATGGGGGAAGGTGTACACAAATCACTAAGTTTACATTTCagcttctttcttattttgaCTACATGGAAAAagagattctttaaaaatgtgtaatctgCCACTATTATGTAATTTGGCTGCATTTTGTTTACCTATAGTGTGAATTTAGTATATTTGATTTACTTTTTGTTACTCTTAACATACTGTTTGTTTTGTTACAGTATTTAATTGAAGATAGACTGTTAAAATTTCATAGGACCAGTGTCTTCCCAATATGATTAATATAGTTAGAAGATCTGCAAGAAACCCATGACAAAATGAATGTGaattactttctaaaatattagaatattatatttctgcatttatcatgtaaaattattttagtattacAATATACAATATtgaaattcatttaaagaaaaatgccacAAAACATTTGAACTGATGAGCCACAGAATGTCAgttgaaatttttttcacttttcagcaTGCTAAAGTGAAATATTCTGATTGATGGCCATTTATAAAGTCAAACACTACCACTGGTCAGTTTTGTACAATAGAATAAAAGTATGTTACATGTACAGTGTAAGTACAGCACACTGtcaatttcttttccttaagGTGCATCGTAAATGTACAGATAGTCATAGACTACTGTTTTGTAATGTATTACCTTTCTAATCTGTTATTCCTAACCTATTATGTTTGCAGAGatgaaaatttgaatttttctaaTGATCTGTAAAATTATGCTAACTTCTACAAGTAGgcattctaaataaaatttttaaaaagagaaaattgtgaTCAAATGACTTTGAATATAACATATAGTGACTAAATTACTtagtactaatttttaaattaaaatttttggtgAATGTTGTTCTGAAGGACTGGGGCTTGGAAGGAGTTTAACAGTTAGAATCCCTAATGTACTTGGTActttatattaattcttcttgAGTACTAATAATAACCTTAAGATAGGTGGAAGTTAGCCCAAATGTATAGATGatgaatctgaggctcagagaagttaaatgactccAAAAGCATCATTGAGTAAGATTGATAGTGAGCACAAGTTTGAATCCAACTCGGATTGCAATGTCCATTCTCTTTCCACTGTACCCTTAAATGAAACTCTGATCGTACCACTTTTAAATGTTTGGAATAACCTTCTGTTCTAATCTATATTGAGTATGTAGCCCCTTTGTGATGGGAAGaaccctggggggtgggggggtgggaatcATTCCTGTTAAACAAACATATATACAAGGCCCATTTGAaaaagttttttcccctttagaaTACCTATATGTTTATACTGAGTCAACATCAGGTGAGTTCCAAGAAATTATTCCTCTCCAGCtttcttcatcctcctcctctccccttcttgcTCTCTCCTCAAGGTCCAGTTGCTTCTGGCTAATACTCAGTTGCTTCTCCTattggggaaagggagggaagagttTACAGATTATAGCATAGGAATAAGGGATAAGGAAAACGGCCCTTCACTGTTCAAAGTCAATGATTGACATCTACACGGTAATTTCCTAATATTAACCACACTTTTAATAGGTGTCCTGTGTTGTGCTATTATGCTAATCAACCCCTGCCCCTTACAGAATATCCCACAGATTTGGGGCCCATACATTAGTGACATGTGGATGACCTGAAAATTAGACTGTTGAGTGCTTAATATATGCGGGGCACcatgcaaacaacaacaacaaaactttgtAAACCATGGCACCCTCCTCAAACCTTGAGAATTTTCATTTACATAGctattatttcctattttttaaggTGAGAGAACTGGAGACAAAAATGGTTACTTGCAGAGTGTCACAGATAAATGGCAGAGCAAATCTAGGTCTAAATCTTAAGCTCATGTTCCTGACTATTGTATCTTTTGAGAGtgtttttttaatacataaaacagTATGTTTTTTCTGCCTAACAGGGtaggggtttgtttttttttttctgctgttagATTGTATCCAATaatggtctttttatttttttttaattttatttaaattgttgttgcagtacaattttcttttactcccaatcccaacccacccactcagccctcccctcctccctcccgtttccacccgcccctagtttttatccatgtgtcctttatactcgttcctgtaaacccttccccttttcccctgaaattcctctgcAATAATGGTCTATTTTTAAAACGTGCTGTTGACCATCAGTGTGGCCACATCTTCACACGTCACCTCTGCTAAAGTTCAAGTAAACTCTTGCGGCCGCTATTTCATTGATATCTGAGCTCAGGAAATGTGGCAAAGACCCCTGCGAAGAGCACAAAGCCTACAGCTCTCGCTATCCGTCTCACATCCCCAAACTGCTATCGTGAGTGGAAGGACAACTGACGGAGAGTGGATAGAATATGTGTTGAGTCCAACGCAGAGGTTTTGCTGCGAGACGACAAGAAGCTTTGGTTGAGGGCAGGTACCAGCCGAGTTCTCCCCGCGGTACCCATTCCCTCTTTTTTATACAGGCTCCACTATCGTGCAGACTTTGGAAGCAAGCCTGGGGACACGGAGGGATTTGGTGGCAGCTGAAGCCAAGCCACTTGGGGAAATGCATTAGGGATCTGGGAAGGTACTGCGGTTTCCGCTCCAGGGGCAATTCCTCGGGAACCCCCTGACCCTATTCTATCTTCGTGAGCTATAGGACCCCTACCCCCGACTGGCTGCACAGCTGCACTTTTCTCTTGAGTGAGCAGAAGGGCGGCAGCCTCGTCCAACCGGGAAGTCGAGCTGCCCCGACTTCCGGCTCTTCCCAGCCTTTTCCACTTCCGGCTGCACAGTGCTCCGCCCCTGGCAAGTCGTCTTCTGCTGCTGGGAGCGACCTGCTCGTGCTCGAACCCGGTGGGCTATGGCGGCTGCAGGGTCTGTGAAGGCGGCGTTGCAGGTCGCGGAGGTGCTGGAAACTATCATGAGCAGCTGCTTGGGGCCTGAAGGTCGGCAAATTCTGTGTACGAAGCCCACCGGCGAGGTGCTGCTCAGCCGGGATGGAAGTCGCCTTCTGGAGGCGCTGCACTTAGACCATCCCATGGCCAGGTACCCGCGTTCCACACTCCAGCCCTTTTGGGCGTACTATAGACGGTCACCCCAGGCTATCTCCCCGAACTTAGTGCTCCTGAGGCGGTGCTCGTGGAAAACACTGACTTTGGATGAGACCAGTGTATGTGCAGGGTTAGAGCGCAGCCCTAGAAACACTGTATCATCAAATTGTATCAACTTTTAAGAATATTTCTCACTCCTCCCCCTGTGCCTAGAATCTTGCACAAAATACTaacttggaaaagagaaaactaaggACATAGCAAAGGACATAGCATATTCTCATTTTATGCTTATAGTTGTAAAAACGTGGTTTCAACTTGATCTAGATGTAGGAAGGCAGCCCACTGAAAATCtgagttgttttatttcttttttgtacaGGGTGATGGTGGCATGTGTTTCCAGTCATCTAAGAAAAACAGGAGATGGTGCTAAGacatttattatctttctttGCCATTTGCTCAGAGAACTTCATGCAGTCACAGACAAAGGAAAAGActctttcatttccaaaaatATTCAAACCCATGAAAGGCATTGGAAAAATTGTTGTCAGTGGAAATATATCTCCCAAGCTCTTCTAACGTTTCAAACACAAATATTAGACTATGTTATGGACCACTACTTAAGTAGACACTTTTTGTCCATCTTTTCTTCATCCACTGAAGAGAGAATGTTGCGTAGGAGCTCTTTCGAGTTGCTCTTAGAAACATACTTTTGTGGAAGAGTGGGAAGAAATAACCACAGCTTTATTTCAGAATTGATGTGTGACTACTTTTTCAAGTGTATGGCTTGTGAAAGTGAGTTTGAAGAAGTATTTGAGTTAGTGGATGACTATTTCGTAGAGTTGAACATTGGTGTCACTGGCCTTCCAGTTGCAGATTCCAGGATCGTAGCTGGGCTTGTGCTTCACAGAGACTTTTCTGTGTACTGTCCAGCAGATGGGGACATAAGAATAGTGCTAGCAACAGAAACCATTCAGCCCGTCTTTTCAACTTCAGGATCAGAGTTTATTCTAAATTCAGAGGCACAGTTTCAGACATCTCAGTTTTGGATTGTAGAAAGGACAAAagcaataatgaaatatttacagaCTCAGAATGTAAAACTCCTCCTATCTAGTGTGAAACAACCAGACTTAGTTATTTATTATGCAGAATTGAATGGCATATCAGTGGTGGAATGTTTATCATCTGAAGAAATTTCTCTTATTCAGAGGATCACCAGTCTTTCTCCCTTTGTACTGCCACAAGCCTCTTCACATCATGAAGTCTTGAATACCGCTGTGGTAAAATTTTGTAAGCCCCTTATACTTAGATCCAAACGGTATGCTCATCTTGGCTTGATTAGCACATGTTCGTTTATACCACACTGTATAGTTCTTTGTGGACCAGTGCAGGGTCTTGTTCAACAACATGAAGATGCTTTACATGGAGCATTTAAAATGCTTCAGCAGATATTTAAAGACCTTGATCTAAATTACATGACACAGATCAGTGACCAAAACTATACATCAAATCCTCTTATTTATAAAACCAGAGAAAGTAATCAGTCATCAGAACTTGTTAATGACTCGATACAAAGGACATATCAAGGCATAGATGTAAAGAACAAAGATGAACTGGCAAAAactcaaacatatttaaaagtatattcaaaTGTGGTCATTCCAAGTGTAGAATTAGAAGCATGTATTTCATGTTCAACACCAAAAGTGACACCAACAGATACATACCAGGCAGACAAAACACTGAGATGTTTATCTGCAAACCCCAGGATGATTGATGACCATGATCCATTTATTGTGAGTGATCCTACCACTGATTCAACAACAGAAAATACTAGAATAGAAATTTCTTACAAAAATGTATTGATCACAAAAATTGCTGGAATAGGGAATATGTTACCAGAGAGATGTAAGTCACTGGAGGTGAGCTCTTCCCAGAGTTATTGCTTCTCATCTATACCAGCAGGTTGTGTTTTACCAGTTGGTGGTAATTTTGAGATCTTGTTACATTACTATCTCCTCAACTATGCCAAAAAAAGCCAGCGCTCAGAAGCAACCCTGGTTAGTGTGATAATAGCTAATGCACTTTTAAGCATTCCCCAAATCCTGTATAAGTCTAAGAAAGGAAATCACAGCTTTCCACAAATATATATTAGAACTCTCCGTGCACTGCAAGCCAATCAGCCCGTGGTGAGCAGTCAGACAGGTTTGGAATCAGTATCTGGTAAATACCAGGTACTAACTTCAGTACTTCAGTGTTTGACAAAAATTTTAACCATTGATTTGGTAATCAGTATTAAGAGACAGCCTCAGAAAATTCATGATCAAGATTCAGAAGAGGAGCTATGAGATGGGACTTCTTTATAAAACAGAGATAATCCAACTCAAGCCATAAAGTAAAGCAGGTGTATTACCACTGATTCTCAAGTCAATCCAGTCAAGGTAGGAAAAACAGCACAATTTAGAAAGTCTTTAGAAGTACACTTACTGCCTCTCCTTTCTGTATTTAGTTCATAGAATCATTTAATCTCAGATTTGGGTGCCGTCTTCAAATGCCAtcctattttaattgtttataatatgaaatatctgcttcatttaaaataatttagttttcctACTCATAATTTCTAAAGCAATGAGTACAAAATCtctatttcctttctcaaaaAACATAAATTGGTTGTTAGTTTTATATGGTCcctgtttatttccatttcacgTGGAAACCCTGGATTCTCACCATCCATATGCCATTAAATATATGCTACCAAAAATATGACTTTATGCATtgtgaacatattttcatttctgtagttAAAAGTTAAATCCAGAAAGGATATGAATTCAAACTTTAATTTTCTCCTGGTCCCTAAGAGCTTGTAAAACTAATATAtttactggttgtttttttttcttgtatttggtGCATAGCCAGAATTCGATAGTAACAataatttaagaattatttatttctaatgggaagtttaaatgtttttattttaaaggtttataaATGCAAGCAATACTATGCATCTACCCGTGGATAAGGCAGTGTCTTCTACTTTTAGCAATTTTCTGTAACACCTAAGACAGTGCTGTGTTTATTCCAAGTATTTAGAAGTGCTTGCAGAGTAAAACTGTTATCTTTAATCTGTTCTTCTGGGTATCTGTCTCTGGAAGATACAACCTGCTGGACCACAGGAGGGGAGCAAGGACAACTGTATGCATTAACTACTTAGCTGAGTTTTTAAGTTACATCCCAAGCCACCTCTCATAAACACATATTTTCCAATAACCTTTATgaacttccttttttccccattgggTCAGCACAAGCCCTTTTTATCCCCAAAACAGTAGACATTAAATACTTGAACCTGAACATCCCTAAATTTAGCTTTAGCTAGAGCAGCTGTGTATTCATAATCACGTTTTACTGGAATTGTCATGGTGTCCACGTTTCAGActaaaaggaagggggagaggaatgCAGTTAGTTTGAGCCTGAACTTTTATCAGAAACTACTCAACCCTCCCAAAAGGAATATAGTATGTGTTTCCCATCGTCACAGCACGGCAGACACAAAAACTACAGCTCAGAAACCATGTAAACGGGatggcaaaagcaggtttatagttgaGAGTTTGTGAAACCAtctattcttgtattactatttattcatttttgcattattttccatatgaacaactataaacctacttttgcccaaccttATATTCATTGCATCTTTGTGACAGCAAGAGATTGGTAACAACCCAAACTTTAGATGGATATACAAAGTGGacggggacaatggggggaaacACGTAGGTGGGAAGGTCAATTATCAATGTATActttgtcattttgatttttaaacccTTTGAATACTATCCACactgaaatgaatttttttaGATATTAGAGCAAACAGAGAGAATACTCCCCAAGTAGTGATAAAGTAATAGGGATTCTGATATAAGGAAATGCACAAACAACAGTGAGGTGGGGAGgatggctggagggaagggtggggaggagggtggaggcaggcaaagaggaggaaagggggccaTCTGTGCTAGTGTCCACAATAAAAAAGCACGGAAGAAAAACTGCATGAGAGACACAGCAACAAATCAATAATAGaactttaacaaaagaaaaggctTATAACCAAAACAGAATATTCTATTAGCTACACCTGGCTTTTGGTTTTCTCATCAGCTCTGGAAACATTCTTCCTTAGCAGGCTACTGGGAGCTAATGAAGCGTGCCAGATCAGATTCTGTCAACACATTGGAGACAGATTTGTCTCGGGCTGACTCGAACCGAACGCGTGTGATCAGTTTAATTATTTACTGTGAGAACTGTCCTGGGAACTAGATTATCCCAGCTTCATCTGAGCAAGCTTTCCTTTATGGGTGACTTACATGTGAAGTCAAGTAATAACCAAGTGGTTGCTCAGCAAGCATGcaatctgaagagaaaaataactttgtGGTCCTGCCCCCCTCATCTGCCAGGTGCTCAGCGCTGATCCGCTTCCCCACCAACACTTGCTTCGCAAGGGATTCTGTGCCACTCCATGACTTGGGTGCCACTACATGCTGATAATTCCAAATTGTGCATTTCCAGCCAACCTCTTTGAACTCCCAACTCATTTGTCCAACTGCCAATCCAGTCTCCACTGGGATGTTCACCATCGATGTTTCCAAAACAAAATTGCTATTTCCCATCCCCTAAACCGAGGCCTTCCCCTGCGATTCCATCTCAGTTAATGGCATCAACAACCTCACGCTTGCTCAGGACAAAAACCTAAGAGACACCTTgactcctctcttcccttcacaTCGCATAGCCAGTCTAGCAGCAAAGCCTGCCGGCTCCACACACAACACAGATTTCAAATGCACCCGGTTTTCACATGGCCTCTCCAGCCCAAACCACCTCCCTTCTCACAGCAGCCTCCTAATGGCCCTGtttgcctcccttcctctgtaGTTCTCTAAAGTGATTTTCTCccaactttgtattttaaaaaaatttgaactctctgaaaatttgaaaaagagtGCAATATACACTTACATTCCCCTCACCTAGGTACGCCAATTACCATTTTACCCCCGTGgtgcatgtgcacgcacacacacggagCACACGTTTTACGGAACTATATGAAAGTAAGTTGTAGACCTTACACTTCATCCCTAAATACCTCAGTATGTGTTTCCCATAACAAGGACTTGCCTCTACATGACtgactgatttttttcatatgcaAATCATGTCATGTTCCTGCTCAAAGTCCTCCAGAGGTTTTTCATTTGTAGAGAATGAAATCTACATTCATTGTTGCCTACAAGGCTCTGCACAGTCTGTTCCCTGCCTGTCCCTTAGATGCCATTTCCTCCCACTGTGCCTCCAGCTTTCTCCCCACCAGTTACACTGTATCAGTCAGGACAGGCTATGCCACAGTGCGGTAACAACTCCAAGTCTCAGAGGCTTGACACtcaaatttatttcttgctcacattCATGTCTGTTAGGGATCAGCTGAGGATGCTGTTCCCACActgctttctttctcactctcggAGTGAGGCTGATGGAGCAGTCACTGTCTAGAGCATTTCAATCACCGTgccagaaacagaaaaggaaagtgcTCTAGAGGGTCCCTCACTGGGGGTCTCCATTAATGAATGGCACACGTCATTTCTGCTCATGACTCACCATCCACAGCTAATCACGTGGCCTACCCATCAACAGAGGAACCAGGTAGTGCGGTCCTACCTTGTGTTTGGAAGGAGAAACAACCAGCACATTTGACAAACAGCACTAACTAACGAGCACAGACCTAGCAGCCTTTCTGTTCCTTGAGCACATACAAGTTCGTTCCAGCCTCGGAGCTTTCCACTTGCTGTTCTGGCTGCTCAGAATTCTCTTCCCCTCCGATCTGCAGGTAGCTCACTCCTCACTTCATTCATGTATCTCTGTTTTAATATCACCCCCCTCAGAAATACCCTTCTTGACCTTTCAATTTGAAATAATGCAATGTTTCCTACCAATGACTTCCCTCATTCATTCTATCTCCCCTACCCTGTTAAGCTTTTCTGAGCACTGACCTCATGTtattagagtgtgtgtgtgtgtgtgtgtgtgtgtgtgtttattggcTGACTTCCCCACCGAATGCAAACTTCATGAGGActtgatttattcatttccattttccagCATGTAGCATAGTGCCTGGCCTAGTAGTCTCACAATAAAGTTCAATGGATCTGTGAATAAATAGGACTAGACCAACGTAAAGAATGACTAAGGCTCCCTTTTCCTGAGTGGTGATTGCATAGACCCAGCCAACATGTGCCTCAGTGACTCCATTTCCATTCGTTGCCAATGCTACCTCAACTCAGATGGACAGTTTCTTCTTAAAATACCAAATCACTGCCAACCTCCACCAGCCTGGAAGCCGTTCTATTTCTTCCAAGTGActgatttctcttttctgaacAATTATTTGTTCGTTTTAAAGGGTAGCTTTCAGCAGGAAATTTTATTTCCCAGTCTATAGCCCCATGTATTGATGATGCTGTAATATGATCTAATCACATTTCTCTTAGcttaacattataataaaatatgcctAATTCCTGCAGTCTCTGCCATTCACAATAGCTCCTTTGGATGTATTTAGCATCAAGTAAAAGAGGGACATTCTTTTCTCCCCGATCATTGCAACCAAAGTTCTCACGCCCAGATTAAGCACACCTAGCTAGTGATTGGGTGCACTCCATGAACCCCCCAGGGGGGCTCTCACTATGATGAACTCCATGATCTGTGCCCCAACTATACAGAAGCCCCTGCTGCAGCAAGAGAAATGAGTCCCCGTGGTATGTTCAACCTGAGTGCACATTCCAAAAGTATATTTATGAACCAATTATTTGGTGTCCCCTTAATTGGCAAAGTATTAATCATTCAATGCAGATTGAAGAATTGTGAATATCAGCCCTTAATGCAatagcaaacacacacacacacacacacagtcccctAAACCCATCTCTGCCACAGACATCGCCAGGTTTCTATACATGTAGTGATCGCATCATACTGTGCTTAGTGACttgttttcccttcctcttttgcTTATCACCTCACTCCTTTCACACTATACCCCAGTCCCCAGTCTGCACCCCAAACCAGTGATCCTAAGAACCACCTACCAGGTATCCTTTCCTATTTTTCACTATGCTTATAAAATCATATAcaaatatgtgtacatatttaGGTGCTAATGGGTTGTTTCTGACCTACTTGATTGAGATTCCTCTGATCTTTCTGTCTCGCTCCCCGTCCCCAGGTGAAGGAGCTTACCCTACTGGT
The sequence above is a segment of the Phyllostomus discolor isolate MPI-MPIP mPhyDis1 chromosome 2, mPhyDis1.pri.v3, whole genome shotgun sequence genome. Coding sequences within it:
- the BBS10 gene encoding Bardet-Biedl syndrome 10 protein encodes the protein MAAAGSVKAALQVAEVLETIMSSCLGPEGRQILCTKPTGEVLLSRDGSRLLEALHLDHPMARVMVACVSSHLRKTGDGAKTFIIFLCHLLRELHAVTDKGKDSFISKNIQTHERHWKNCCQWKYISQALLTFQTQILDYVMDHYLSRHFLSIFSSSTEERMLRRSSFELLLETYFCGRVGRNNHSFISELMCDYFFKCMACESEFEEVFELVDDYFVELNIGVTGLPVADSRIVAGLVLHRDFSVYCPADGDIRIVLATETIQPVFSTSGSEFILNSEAQFQTSQFWIVERTKAIMKYLQTQNVKLLLSSVKQPDLVIYYAELNGISVVECLSSEEISLIQRITSLSPFVLPQASSHHEVLNTAVVKFCKPLILRSKRYAHLGLISTCSFIPHCIVLCGPVQGLVQQHEDALHGAFKMLQQIFKDLDLNYMTQISDQNYTSNPLIYKTRESNQSSELVNDSIQRTYQGIDVKNKDELAKTQTYLKVYSNVVIPSVELEACISCSTPKVTPTDTYQADKTLRCLSANPRMIDDHDPFIVSDPTTDSTTENTRIEISYKNVLITKIAGIGNMLPERCKSLEVSSSQSYCFSSIPAGCVLPVGGNFEILLHYYLLNYAKKSQRSEATLVSVIIANALLSIPQILYKSKKGNHSFPQIYIRTLRALQANQPVVSSQTGLESVSGKYQVLTSVLQCLTKILTIDLVISIKRQPQKIHDQDSEEEL